In Elgaria multicarinata webbii isolate HBS135686 ecotype San Diego chromosome 19, rElgMul1.1.pri, whole genome shotgun sequence, a genomic segment contains:
- the FBXW5 gene encoding F-box/WD repeat-containing protein 5 yields the protein MDGGVNPLLPDSILVEIFLYLDYADVLSAGLACRQWRAVAQDEVLWKELFYKYYRVARDVPRHPAAASWYGEFQRLYDTIPCVEVETLKEHSDQVVHLSFSHNGYMFASCSKDCTVKIWNNDLQLSLLHSASMKEYNWSYTQFSEFNADDSLLLVSGVFIGPRTSSSGEIAVISLENFRLLSRVRNKPADVFGCWLNETNLISGNLHRIGYLTSCSVLWLNNAFQGIECENMNVVKRLFKIQNLNASTIRTVMVVDCSRYDTPGLVPGHGERLRDRAAAAPCKVIDLCSDSEEEVEEDQQQPARQRAEEERGSENPPGAESEAAAAEDGLDRFLNDVIEGRVRPVMTELELETKVAQLLAQNRTKPPEPNLLCTEGGNKKYLIFTTGCLTYSPHQIGIKQILPHQMTTTGPVLGEERNSDKFFDSLDHIIDIHGHIIGMGLSPDHRYLYVNSRAWPPDCVIPDPLQPPPIAAEIDLHVLDLKTMTEVKRALRAHRAYTPSNEFFFVFLDVSRDFVASGAEDRHGYIWDRHYDICVAKLQHDDVVNSVAFSPMEQELLLTASADSTIKVWRSPRTARILQAHKPLFSWATNQRP from the exons ATGGATGGTGGGGTTAACCCCCTCCTCCCCGATAGCATCCTCGTCGAGATCTTCTTGTATCTGGACTACGCAGATGTGCTCTCGGCGGGACTGGCCTGCCGGCAGTGGCGCGCAGTAGCTCAGGACGAAGTCCTCTGGAAGGAACTCTTCTATAAATACTACAGAGTAGCGCGAGACGTCCCACGACACCCAG CTGCAGCCTCCTGGTACGGCGAGTTCCAACGGCTGTACGACACCATCCCCTGCGTGGAGGTGGAGACGTTGAAGGAGCACAGCGACCAGGTCGTCCACCTCAGCTTCTCCCACAATGGCTACATGTTCGCCTCCTGCTCCAAGGACTGCACCGTCAAG ATCTGGAACAACGACCTCCAGCTCTCCCTGCTGCACAGTGCCAGCATGAAGGAGTACAACTGGAGCTACACGCAGTTCTCGGAGTTCAACGCGGACGATTCCCTCCTCCTCGTCTCGGGGGTTTTCATAGGGCCCCGGACTTCCTCGTCGGGCGAGATTGCAGTCATCAGCTTGG AGAACTTCCGGCTCCTCTCCCGCGTGCGCAATAAGCCCGCCGACGTGTTTGGCTGCTGGCTGAACGAGACCAACCTGATCTCCGGCAACTTGCACCGCATCGGCTACCTAACCTCGTGTTCCGTCTTGTGGCTGAACAATGCCTTCCAG GGGATCGAGTGTGAGAACATGAACGTGGTGAAGAGGCTCTTCAAGATCCAGAACCTGAACGCCAGCACCATCCGGACCGTGATGGTGGTGGACTGCAGCCGCTACGACACCCCCGGCCTCGTGCCGGGCCACGGGGAGCGCTTGCGGGACAGGGCCGCTGCTGCCCCCTGCAAGGTCATCGACCTCTGCAGCGACAgcgaagaggaggtggaggaagaccAGCAGCAGCCGGCCAGACAGAGAGCAGAGGAGGAGCGGGGCTCGGAGAATCCCCCTGGAGCCGAGAGCGAGGCGGCAGCAGCTGAGGACGGGCTGGACCGCTTCCTGAATGACGTCATCGAGGGCCGTGTCCGGCCAGTCATGACGGAGCTGGAGCTGGAGACGAAGGTGGCTCAGCTCCTGGCCCAGAACAGGACGAAGCCCCCCGAGCCCAACCTGCTCTGCACAGAGGGGGGCAACAAGAAATACTTGATCTTCACCACCGGGTGCCTCACCTATTCACCACACCAGATTG GCATTAAGCAGATCCTGCCTCACCAGATGACAACCACTGGCCCAGTCCTCGGAGAGGAAAGAAACTCTGACAAGTTCTTTGATTCACTGGACCACATCATTGACATCCATGGGCATATTATCGGCATGGGCCTCTCCCCAGACCACAG GTACTTATACGTGAACAGCCGCGCCTGGCCCCCGGACTGCGTCATTCCCGACCCTTTGCAGCCGCCCCCCATCGCTGCAGAGATCGACCTGCACGTGCTGGACCTCAAGACCATGACAGAAGTGAAGCGGGCCCTGAGGGCGCACCGGGCCTACACGCCCAGCAACGAGTTCTTCTTCGTTTTCCTCGATGTCAGCAGGGATTTCGTGGCCAG CGGGGCTGAGGACCGACACGGCTATATCTGGGACCGGCACTACGACATCTGTGTGGCCAAGCTGCAGCACGACGACGTGGTCAACTCTGTGGCCTTCAGCCCCATGGAGCAGGAACTCTTGCTGACTGCCAGTGCAGACAGCACCATCAAAGTGTGGCGCTCGCCCCGCACTGCGCGGATCCTCCAGGCCCATAAGCCCCTGTTCTCCTGGGCCACGAACCAGAGACCCTGA
- the C8G gene encoding complement component C8 gamma chain isoform X1 has product MEPTASLFLLLLLVLASPASAQRRKKPPARENPIDKVRVQANFNSGQFVGKWFLVGVASRCNYLSENSNQLEATNVVVSVPSTPTVLKALLVDTFRPLDGHCWNIKQMYFPNKVHGRFQLKGRGKPVDVVVGETDYSSYAIVYYQKDRKISAKLYGRTIRVSQAIMGTFERHVAAIGMNEDVTFYFPVYGFCDSADEFHLLDETKYTGKR; this is encoded by the exons ATGGAGCCCACTgcttccctcttcctcctgctgctgctggtgttggCTTCGCCCGCCAGTGCCCAGCGCCGCAAGAAGCCCCCCGCCCGGGAGAACCCCATTGACAAGGTCCGAGTCCAGGCAAACTTCAACTCTGGCCAG TTTGTGGGGAAATGGTTCCTGGTTGGGGTGGCATCTCGATGCAACTACCTGAGTGAGAACAGCAACCAGCTCGAAGCCACGAATGTGGTCGTGTCTGTGCCCAGCACACCAACAGTCCTGAAAGCCTTGCTGGTGGACACCTTCCGCCCGCT GGATGGCCACTGCTGGAATATCAAGCAGATGTACTTCCCCAACAAGGTTCACGGCCGGTTCCAGTTGAAAG GCCGCGGCAAGCCGGTGGACGTCGTGGTGGGAGAAACAGACTACAGCAGCTATGCCATCGTGTACTATCAGAAGGACCGGAAGATCTCGGCAAAGCTTTACG GACGAACCATCCGGGTCAGCCAGGCCATCATGGGAACATTTGAGCGGCATGTGGCAGCCATTGGCATGAACGAGGACGTTACCTTTTACTTCCCTGTCTATG GGTTTTGTGACTCTGCTGACGAGTTTCACTTGTTGGATG AGACCAAGTACACAGGGAAACGGTGA
- the C8G gene encoding complement component C8 gamma chain isoform X2, giving the protein MEPTASLFLLLLLVLASPASAQRRKKPPARENPIDKVRVQANFNSGQFVGKWFLVGVASRCNYLSENSNQLEATNVVVSVPSTPTVLKALLVDTFRPLPRQAGGRRGGRNRLQQLCHRVLSEGPEDLGKALRAAVSIQSWRRLLVASLCESLEGRTIRVSQAIMGTFERHVAAIGMNEDVTFYFPVYGFCDSADEFHLLDETKYTGKR; this is encoded by the exons ATGGAGCCCACTgcttccctcttcctcctgctgctgctggtgttggCTTCGCCCGCCAGTGCCCAGCGCCGCAAGAAGCCCCCCGCCCGGGAGAACCCCATTGACAAGGTCCGAGTCCAGGCAAACTTCAACTCTGGCCAG TTTGTGGGGAAATGGTTCCTGGTTGGGGTGGCATCTCGATGCAACTACCTGAGTGAGAACAGCAACCAGCTCGAAGCCACGAATGTGGTCGTGTCTGTGCCCAGCACACCAACAGTCCTGAAAGCCTTGCTGGTGGACACCTTCCGCCCGCT GCCGCGGCAAGCCGGTGGACGTCGTGGTGGGAGAAACAGACTACAGCAGCTATGCCATCGTGTACTATCAGAAGGACCGGAAGATCTCGGCAAAGCTTTACG GGCTGCTGTGAGTATCCAGTCATGGAGGAGGCTTCTCGTTGCATCTCTGTGTGAATCCCTGG AAGGACGAACCATCCGGGTCAGCCAGGCCATCATGGGAACATTTGAGCGGCATGTGGCAGCCATTGGCATGAACGAGGACGTTACCTTTTACTTCCCTGTCTATG GGTTTTGTGACTCTGCTGACGAGTTTCACTTGTTGGATG AGACCAAGTACACAGGGAAACGGTGA